Within Parcubacteria group bacterium, the genomic segment TTACAGCGAAGGAAAAGTGAAATCGAAGCGATCTTGGAAGCACAATTGATCTATGTCAAACCGGCAATTCTTCGTATGGAACAAGGTCTTGCGTCGACTATTCCTTTGGGCAATGATCGTCTCAATGCCGGCAATAATCTCAATACTGCACCACTTTCCACAACATTTCCTTTCGTGTCTGCCGACCTCTCATCCAATGAAGGGATTTTGTATGGGATCAATCGACATAATAACAGTCTGATCCTTTTTGATCGGTTCAATATGGAAAACGCAAATATGGTGGTGTTTGCAAAGTCTGGTGGTGGAAAAAGTTATTTTGTGAAGCTGGAATTGTTGCGATCACTTATGCTTGGTATACATGTGATCGTGATCGATCCTGAAAGTGAATACAAGCATCTCTGCCAAACTGTTGGGGGGACATTTGTTCGCATCTCTCTCGGGTCAAATGCACACATCAATCCGTTTGAGTTGCCGAGAATCCCCAAGGATGAGCGACCGGTTGATGTTTTCCGTAATACGATCGCGAGCTTGATTGGTCTTTTACATATCATGCTCGGTAGCGTGACACCGGAAGAGGACACGGTTCTCGAGCGTGCGATTCGTGAGGCATACGCAGTGCGCGATATCGTGGAAAATAGTCGTTTCGGAAATATTCCACATTCGGGATATCCGACGATGACGGATCTCTATGAAGTATTGCGCTCTATGGATGGTGGAGACTCACTGGCAAAACGGTTGTCCAAATATACGGAAGGGATTTTTTCTGGTTTTCTCAATAATGCGACAAATATTGAGATTAATAATCAAATGGTGGTGTTTAACATTCGCGATTTGGAGGAAGAGTTGCGACCGATCGCGATGTATATGGTGCTTCAGTTTATCTGGAATGAGATGCGCTCCAATATGACACGGCGTGTTGTCGCCGTGGATGAGGCGTGGGTGATGATGCAAAATGATGATGCAGCAGCATTTATGTTTGGCATTGCAAAGCGGTGTCGAAAATATTATACAGGACTCACAACGATCACGCAGGATGTGACGGACTTCATGACAAGTCGTTATGGAAAACCGATCGTAACCAACTCCTCACTGCAACTCCTCTTGCGACAATCACCGGCATCGGTGGATGTGATTGCGGAAACGTTCTTTTTGACCGATCATGAGAGATTTCTTCTTTTGGAGAGTAATGTGGGAGAGGGTATTCTCTTTGCCGGGCCGAAACATGCGGCGATCAAGGTGATTGCGTCATATAGTGAAGATCAAATCATCACATCCGACCCGCGACAATTGGAGGAGATCGAGCGCGCAAAAGAAGAAATGGAACATGAGGGAGACTAGCAAGATCAAGGATAGCAAAAAAATCGTCGAGATAACTCGACGATTTTTTGTGTATAAAATGAGTGAGGCGTGGTATAATGGAAAAAATATTCAGAAAATAAAAAATGGCTATTGCACAAACATATAATCAGAGAATAAGTGCTCCTGAT encodes:
- a CDS encoding ATP-binding protein — translated: MFFNRNIGQKKQNAGDEVIENDQFYQKGVATVRGLIAPSALQVQADHLQIGGVLSTTIFVVAYPRFLNDNWFSPIINIDFPMDISMFIHPADTRDVLQNLKKSAAHVHSQINIEAESGKVSDPMLETAVENIESLRISLQQGTERFFRFGLYATIYADDKNTLQRRKSEIEAILEAQLIYVKPAILRMEQGLASTIPLGNDRLNAGNNLNTAPLSTTFPFVSADLSSNEGILYGINRHNNSLILFDRFNMENANMVVFAKSGGGKSYFVKLELLRSLMLGIHVIVIDPESEYKHLCQTVGGTFVRISLGSNAHINPFELPRIPKDERPVDVFRNTIASLIGLLHIMLGSVTPEEDTVLERAIREAYAVRDIVENSRFGNIPHSGYPTMTDLYEVLRSMDGGDSLAKRLSKYTEGIFSGFLNNATNIEINNQMVVFNIRDLEEELRPIAMYMVLQFIWNEMRSNMTRRVVAVDEAWVMMQNDDAAAFMFGIAKRCRKYYTGLTTITQDVTDFMTSRYGKPIVTNSSLQLLLRQSPASVDVIAETFFLTDHERFLLLESNVGEGILFAGPKHAAIKVIASYSEDQIITSDPRQLEEIERAKEEMEHEGD